From a single Tachypleus tridentatus isolate NWPU-2018 chromosome 6, ASM421037v1, whole genome shotgun sequence genomic region:
- the LOC143252910 gene encoding uncharacterized protein LOC143252910, which yields MRTKQTVSFIKSTIGFYLLFTSATCVLSAQYKKAPFGFPVRLQRHGYLFYGSPLIDCYRGRFNIPFLDNLLGYTSLDHGDQGCKNLQYRHNPPEHEPTARYRHMYYFVNQPLRLFKSKTRQLVTIYPTGEHWRT from the exons ATGAGAACAAAGCAG ACTGTGAGTTTCATTAAATCAACAATAGGATTTTATCTCCTGTTTACCAGTGCCACCTGTGTTCTCTCAGCTCAGTATAAAAAAGCTCCTTTTGGATTTCCAGTGAGGCTCCAAAGACATGGTTATTTGTTTTACGGCTCACCTCTCATCGACTGCTATCGAGGTCGCTTTAATATTCCGTTTTTAGACAATCTGCTTGGTTATACGTCTCTGGACCATGGAGACCAAGGTTGTAAGAACTTGCAGTATAGACACAATCCTCCTGAACATGAACCAACCGCTCGATACAGACACATGTATTACTTTGTAAATCAACCATTACGTCTCTTTAAAAGCAAAACTAGACAATTGGTGACTATATATCCTACAGGTGAACATTggagaacataa